The following are encoded in a window of Brevibacillus ruminantium genomic DNA:
- a CDS encoding ABC transporter substrate-binding protein, which produces MKAKYIGIRNWMLTGIAAVLFLTGCGSATPANNASAPNNTPSQETAKAGDGNSTNPVTVQIDGRTVTFTEVPKRAVSLNQHVTEVMLALGLEDKMAGTAYLDDSILPEYQDAYAKVPVLSAKYPSKEVLLAAEPDFVYAGWKSAFTEKAVGTIDGLEKLGIKPYLHQSSNMTGPEPEDVFADISNIGRIFRVEEKADELIEKIKKEMKEITDRIGEQKEPLRVFVYDNGEDQPFTAANNYMTTLIRLAGGKNVFDDIPKGWTTTSWEEVVARKADVIVIVDYGDKTVEQKRNFLLSKKELAELPAIQNKRLIVLPLSAAAEGVRAPLALQTLAEGFYPEAFKQ; this is translated from the coding sequence ATGAAAGCTAAGTACATAGGAATTCGGAACTGGATGCTAACAGGGATCGCGGCTGTCCTGTTCCTCACCGGCTGCGGCAGCGCCACTCCAGCAAACAACGCGTCTGCTCCCAATAATACTCCGTCGCAGGAAACGGCGAAAGCTGGTGACGGAAACAGCACGAATCCGGTTACTGTCCAAATAGATGGGAGAACAGTTACGTTCACCGAGGTGCCCAAAAGAGCAGTTTCCCTCAATCAACATGTGACTGAGGTGATGCTTGCCCTCGGTCTTGAAGACAAGATGGCCGGGACCGCGTATCTGGACGACAGCATTTTGCCGGAATACCAGGACGCCTACGCCAAGGTTCCCGTTCTTTCTGCGAAGTACCCATCCAAAGAAGTGCTGCTTGCAGCAGAGCCGGACTTTGTCTACGCTGGCTGGAAAAGTGCTTTTACAGAGAAAGCGGTCGGAACGATTGATGGATTGGAAAAATTAGGGATTAAGCCGTATCTCCACCAATCCTCCAACATGACAGGGCCAGAGCCCGAAGATGTTTTTGCTGACATCAGCAATATCGGCCGTATTTTCCGGGTGGAAGAGAAGGCAGACGAACTGATTGAGAAAATCAAAAAAGAGATGAAAGAAATTACTGACCGAATTGGGGAACAAAAAGAACCGCTGCGTGTTTTCGTCTACGACAATGGAGAAGACCAGCCTTTTACGGCGGCTAATAACTATATGACGACTTTGATTCGACTTGCAGGAGGCAAAAACGTATTTGATGATATCCCGAAAGGCTGGACAACCACTAGCTGGGAAGAAGTAGTCGCGCGCAAAGCGGACGTCATCGTCATCGTCGATTACGGAGATAAGACTGTGGAGCAGAAACGCAACTTCCTGCTGTCGAAAAAAGAACTGGCGGAGCTGCCTGCCATCCAGAACAAGCGACTGATTGTGCTGCCTTTGTCTGCAGCCGCAGAAGGGGTACGAGCGCCGCTTGCCTTGCAAACACTTGCCGAAGGGTTCTATCCGGAAGCATTTAAGCAATAA
- a CDS encoding methyltransferase domain-containing protein, with translation MSVYLCTVCGFRYDEWLGDSKNGVPPGISFERLAGSVCSTCGLTGGRHERLPGARYTGLEATYYDQFAGKTGLVFFRDWILNGELPASVLELGVGTGRIAMELVKHGITVCGVDNSPDMLELAGKKRSRLGKGKEHLWELVEQDALQLNLNRSFTHVLLNEGFLQHFTRRSEQRQVLQRIWEHLSTGGFAAVEIILPPAGHEWRTQQRKWVFPDKMVYQHIAGETSLARQLFRYSLTYETYLEQVEQPRYRVEREMALILPGELELLLEAEQWRIVAVHEDDTFPRPTVSDASQEEKPSFSSEKRTKANYDPDRWREGGYPFVSGPGECNTGAARIIVIAQKKTL, from the coding sequence ATGAGTGTCTATCTGTGCACAGTATGCGGATTTCGCTACGATGAATGGCTGGGTGACAGTAAAAATGGCGTGCCGCCCGGCATTTCTTTTGAACGGCTGGCAGGCTCGGTCTGCTCCACCTGTGGACTTACAGGCGGAAGGCATGAGCGATTGCCGGGGGCCAGATACACGGGGCTTGAAGCCACCTATTATGATCAGTTCGCAGGAAAAACAGGTCTAGTCTTTTTTCGAGACTGGATTTTAAACGGGGAGCTGCCTGCTTCCGTGCTGGAGCTGGGCGTAGGAACGGGCCGAATAGCCATGGAGCTGGTCAAACACGGCATTACTGTCTGCGGTGTGGATAACAGTCCGGACATGCTGGAGCTGGCAGGAAAAAAGAGAAGTCGTCTGGGAAAAGGCAAAGAGCACTTGTGGGAGCTCGTTGAACAAGACGCCTTGCAGCTGAACCTGAATCGCAGCTTTACGCATGTCCTGCTAAACGAAGGCTTTCTGCAGCACTTTACAAGACGTTCGGAACAAAGACAAGTATTGCAGAGGATCTGGGAACACTTGAGCACGGGTGGATTTGCCGCAGTGGAGATTATTCTTCCCCCCGCCGGTCATGAGTGGAGAACCCAGCAGCGCAAATGGGTTTTTCCGGACAAGATGGTCTATCAGCATATAGCGGGAGAGACATCGCTTGCCCGGCAATTATTCCGCTACTCGCTTACGTATGAAACCTACTTGGAGCAGGTAGAACAGCCGCGTTACCGGGTCGAACGGGAAATGGCCTTGATTCTGCCAGGGGAACTGGAGCTGCTGCTCGAAGCTGAACAATGGCGGATAGTCGCCGTACATGAAGACGACACCTTTCCACGACCGACTGTCTCCGACGCTTCACAGGAAGAGAAGCCCTCTTTCTCATCAGAAAAACGCACGAAAGCAAACTATGATCCCGACCGCTGGAGGGAAGGCGGTTACCCGTTTGTCAGCGGCCCTGGAGAATGCAATACAGGTGCAGCGAGAATCATTGTGATCGCACAGAAAAAAACGTTGTAA
- a CDS encoding heme ABC transporter ATP-binding protein, whose translation MNLQARQVSVALSGKKILEHIDVQVSQGMFVGLIGPNGSGKSTLLKSMYRIKKPDDGIVSLNGEDVYQLSARQAAQRMAVVRQESTVEFDFTVREIVMMGRTAHKRLFQTDTAEDTRLVHEALVRTGMEEYAERSFQSLSGGEKQRVMIARALVQEAKLLILDEPTNHLDIRYQLQIMDLLRNLRLTVLAALHDLNIAAMYCDHLYVINEGRIAANGTPEEVLTPNLIHEVFGVETEIYVHPKTQKKHIVFFSGMHTSRWEKEEVSTAL comes from the coding sequence ATGAATCTCCAAGCCAGGCAGGTTTCGGTAGCGCTGTCCGGGAAAAAGATCCTGGAGCACATCGATGTCCAGGTGAGTCAGGGAATGTTCGTCGGGTTGATTGGGCCGAACGGGAGCGGAAAATCGACATTGCTGAAAAGCATGTACCGGATCAAAAAACCGGATGATGGGATCGTCTCCTTGAATGGGGAAGACGTCTACCAACTCTCGGCGCGTCAAGCTGCGCAGCGCATGGCGGTTGTTCGCCAGGAATCTACGGTGGAGTTTGATTTTACAGTGCGGGAGATTGTTATGATGGGCCGCACCGCTCATAAAAGATTGTTTCAAACCGATACGGCCGAAGACACCCGTTTGGTTCATGAGGCCTTGGTCCGCACGGGTATGGAGGAATATGCGGAGAGAAGCTTTCAGTCCCTTTCTGGAGGCGAGAAGCAGCGCGTCATGATTGCCCGGGCACTGGTTCAGGAAGCCAAGCTGCTGATATTGGACGAGCCTACCAATCATCTGGATATACGTTACCAGCTGCAAATCATGGATCTGTTGAGAAATCTTCGGCTGACCGTCCTTGCAGCGCTGCATGATTTAAACATCGCAGCCATGTACTGTGACCATCTGTATGTGATCAACGAAGGGCGGATCGCAGCCAATGGCACCCCGGAAGAGGTGCTCACACCCAATTTGATTCATGAAGTGTTTGGGGTGGAAACAGAAATCTACGTGCATCCAAAAACACAAAAGAAGCATATCGTCTTTTTTTCCGGCATGCATACATCCCGTTGGGAAAAAGAGGAGGTATCGACAGCGCTATGA
- a CDS encoding FecCD family ABC transporter permease: protein MLTKDIRRSKAWFSSILLLLGIGLVASVTLAVTLGSVAIQPETVWRIALSHVPVIGGWAEADWSKSEETIIWQIRFPRVLLAVIVGAGLSVVGVTIQALVRNSLADPYLLGVSSGASVGATLAILLGAFSMYGQYAVSMAAFTGSLISTILVFTLSRMGGQNSTVRLLMSGIAVAAVLSAITSMIIFTAPNEHGIQTVLFWMQGSLAGGKWTYLGMPSFIVLVGLFALMLQYRSLNAIMMGEETARTLGVNTERFRKILLVITALLTGVIVSITGAIGFVGLMIPHMVRIAVGSDHRRVLPVSALFGAIFLIWADVLARLLFAPQELPIGIITSLCGGPFFIWLMLRNSYSFGGGNS, encoded by the coding sequence ATGCTCACAAAAGACATCAGAAGGTCGAAGGCATGGTTTTCATCGATTTTGCTGCTTCTGGGTATCGGCCTCGTTGCCAGTGTGACGTTGGCCGTTACGCTTGGGTCAGTTGCAATTCAACCGGAAACGGTATGGCGAATCGCCCTCTCCCATGTGCCAGTGATCGGGGGTTGGGCAGAGGCAGACTGGTCAAAATCGGAAGAAACCATCATATGGCAAATCCGTTTTCCACGCGTGCTCCTGGCCGTGATTGTGGGAGCGGGTCTGTCAGTGGTCGGCGTGACGATTCAGGCACTGGTGCGAAATTCGCTGGCAGATCCGTATCTGCTTGGCGTTTCCTCGGGCGCATCCGTTGGTGCCACGCTCGCCATTCTGCTTGGAGCATTCAGCATGTACGGGCAATATGCCGTTTCAATGGCAGCATTTACTGGCTCGCTCATTTCCACCATCTTGGTGTTTACGCTGTCCCGGATGGGAGGACAGAACTCGACAGTCCGATTGCTCATGTCCGGCATCGCCGTAGCGGCTGTGTTGTCAGCCATTACCAGCATGATCATCTTTACGGCACCAAACGAGCACGGCATTCAGACGGTCCTGTTCTGGATGCAGGGCAGCTTGGCCGGGGGGAAATGGACGTATCTCGGCATGCCTTCTTTTATTGTTCTGGTTGGGCTTTTCGCATTGATGCTACAGTACCGCTCCCTCAATGCCATCATGATGGGAGAGGAAACGGCCCGTACCTTGGGGGTCAATACGGAGCGATTCCGAAAAATACTGTTGGTGATTACTGCTTTGTTGACAGGTGTCATCGTCTCGATAACCGGAGCCATTGGCTTTGTCGGACTGATGATACCTCACATGGTACGCATTGCGGTGGGGTCCGACCATCGCAGAGTACTGCCGGTCAGTGCTTTGTTTGGCGCGATTTTTCTGATCTGGGCGGATGTTCTGGCGAGGCTGCTATTCGCCCCGCAGGAACTGCCGATCGGAATCATCACGTCACTTTGCGGCGGGCCGTTCTTTATCTGGCTCATGCTGCGCAACTCTTATTCGTTTGGAGGGGGGAACTCATGA